Proteins encoded within one genomic window of Choristoneura fumiferana chromosome 28, NRCan_CFum_1, whole genome shotgun sequence:
- the LOC141443762 gene encoding uncharacterized protein: MREESRIYQVLKYMRDYRLDILGISETRWKDFGEEQIEDHTLLYSGQASKHEHGVGILLSKKASGSLLEWKPVSERIITARFRSRVRNVTIVQCYAPTNAADLDVKERTQGGNVEEEWKAVKDTFLACCGDLLGHRNKDCKDHISADTWDKILYRKTIKDKLNCAKDQSTKETLAYQYFICESDVKRSARRDQRVRAAEIAGRAEHAANTGNTRELYRAGKELCNKPPSHRPIADKSGKLLTTQEDQMRRWHEHFAEVFHTVVDGNDDTETEVEETSTLNISVASK; encoded by the exons ATGCGAGAGGAAAGTAGGATATACCAGGTTCTCAAATACATGAGAGACTACCGATTGGATATACTGGGCATTTCTGAAACGCGATGGAAGGACTTTGGAGAGGAACAGATCGAGGACCACACTCTACTGTATTCGGGACAGGCGTCGAAGCATGAACATGGCGTGGGTATCCTGCTTAGCAAAAAAGCTTCCGGTAGCCTCCTTGAGTGGAAACCAGTATCGGAGAGGATAATTACTGCTCGTTTCAGATCCAGAGTGAGAAATGTCACAATCGTACAATGCTATGCCCCCACCAACGCAGCAGACCTGGACGTGAAAGAG AGAACCCAAGGAGGGAATGTCGAGGAGGAGTGGAAGGCTGTGAAAGACACATTCCTAGCATGTTGCGGAGACTTGTTGGGCCACAGGAACAAGGACTGCAAGGATCACATCTCCGCAGACACCTGGGATAAGATTCTGTACAGGAAAACCATAAAGGACAAGCTAAACTGCGCAAAAGACCAAAGCACAAAAGAAACTCTGGCCTACCAGTACTTTATCTGTGAAAGCGATGTAAAGCGCAGCGCTAGAAGAGACCAGCGGGTGAGAGCAGCGGAGATAGCGGGACGAGCAGAACACGCAGCTAACACGGGTAACACGAGAGAGCTCTACCGTGCAGGCAAGGAGCTTTGCAATAAACCACCATCACACCGACCCATAGCGGACAAATCGGGCAAGCTTCTTACCACTCAAGAAGATCAAATGCGCAGATGGCATGAGCATTTCGCAGAAGTTTTTCACACTGTAGTAGATGGAAACGATGACACCGAAACCGAGGTGGAGGAGACATCTACTCTGAACATCAGTGTGGCCTCCAAGTAA